The proteins below are encoded in one region of Candidatus Dependentiae bacterium:
- a CDS encoding S26 family signal peptidase → MTTKKSILREWIEAIIFAGSIVFLIRTFIFGLYHVPTGSAEPTILVGERLYGNKFTYFFNDIKHGDYIVINDPT, encoded by the coding sequence TGACAACTAAAAAATCGATATTAAGAGAATGGATAGAAGCCATAATTTTCGCAGGATCCATTGTTTTTTTAATTCGTACCTTTATATTTGGTCTTTATCATGTTCCGACAGGATCTGCCGAACCAACAATTTTGGTTGGTGAAAGATTATATGGAAATAAATTTACATATTTTTTTAATGATATAAAACATGGTGATTACATAGTTATCAATGATCCCACTTT